Part of the Rhizobiales bacterium NRL2 genome is shown below.
GAACCACTGGGTCTTCCGCGATCACGAGAAGGGCTGCGAGGTCGACTTCATGGTCGATTTCGAGTTCCGCTCCCGGTTGTTGCGCAGGGCGGTGGAGCCCCTGTTCAACGAAGCCGTGCGGCGCATGGTGACGGCGTTCGAGAGACGCGCCGACGCGCTCTACGGCGAAACGGCGGCACAAAGAAAATGAGCAGCCACCTTTTCAGGTGACTGCTCGACTTTCGGCCCCTGGCCCTTCCCGGGTCTTGTTATTGTACTGACCGATCCCGGTTCACTGTGCCTGTGGGGCCGAATTCAGGCGTTGCAGAGGATGTGCGGTCGCTCGCCGGTCCGCCGCTCAGGGAACCAGACTGGCGAGTTCGGGCTGCGGCGCTTCTGTCGGCGCGATTTCGGTCAGCCCTGAATTGGTTTCGTTCGGTGTCGAAGCGGGCAGGGGCTCCGTCGCCATGGCGGCCATGGCGCCCACCAGTATCGTTGCAATCGCGATCAGGCGTCCTGCAGCACGGTCACTGATCATCTTGCCCTCCTGTCTACTCTACGCGTTGACTCATCGGGTCCGGTTGATCCGGACGTCTACTCCAGACTGTCCTCTACCGCTTCGCCGGTTTCCTCGGCGTCCTGACCGACGCCGCGAATGGTGTTCTCGCAGGCGACCAGCGCGCCGCCAAAAGCGAGGATGGCGATGTAGGCGAGGATGCGTTCGCGGATACTCATCTTGTTGTACTCCGTTCTTCCAGAGCCTTGACCATGTCCCGGCCTTCCTTGGCCGTCCGGCGCGCGGTGCGGGCTTTTCCGTCCGTCTTGAGTGCGCCCCGGACATCGGGATCCCTCACCTCCCCGGGACCCCTGGTGACATCGTCGAGGATGTCTTCGGTGACCACGATCGAAAGCAGCAAGGGCATGTCGGCTCCTTCTTGTCGTTGATGGCGTTGTTGCCATGCCCCTGAACCTAGAAACCGAAGCGAAGCGGATCAAATATTTTCGTATGATCTACTTGCTACATTTCATCCATGTAGGGGAGTCCACTCAAATGGTGATGTCACATGCATTGATGACATGATGGAAAGATGGGTTTTTCAATCATGTATGGAGTATCATGAACCCATGCAGGTAGCGCAGGTGACATAACCTGTGGTAAATAAGCAGTTGGAGTAAGTGACTCATGTGCCTAGGATGTGCGTCCCATCATGTTTGGTTGGAGAGTTGAGTAGCATGGTTGAGGCGCATCCGCCGAAGAGGACCGAGAAGCTCCAGTTGATGCTGGACGATCTCGAGATGGAAGCGATCGACGACTGGCGGTTCCGCAACCGGATGCCGTCGCGGGCGGCCGCCATTCGCGAGTTGATCCGGCGGGGGCTGCTTTCGCCAGCCGATGTGCCCGAGGATCTGAGCGACCGGACATCCACGGATTTCCGTATTGTTGATCCCGACGAAGCCCGGGAGCAGAAGGACTGACCGGCTAGGCCGCGCGTTCCTTGGAGCATGGGACGGTTCTGACCTGTCCTTGACGCATGGCTTCCGATTATCCAGCAATTCCGCGAAGTTGCGTGTTCCGTTGGATGTCACGGTCCGGGCATGCTGTGCGTGCGTGGGGAATATTTCCTGCGGCAGCACTGGCCGGAGCGGTCGTTGGCGTGTTGTAATGACACCCTGCATTGAGGTGAGTCACCACGCAGCGAGGAAGGGCGGTCAGTGATGAGTAGCATATCGAAGACGCATCCGCCGAAGCGAACCGAAAAGCTCCAGCTCATGCTGGACGATCATGAGCTGGGAACCGTCGACGACTGGCGGTTCCGCAACCGGATGCCGACCCGCGCGGCGGCGATCCGTGAGTTGATCCGGCGCGGTCTGGAAGTCAGGGACGAGGAGCTTGGCGAGACGGGCGAGGAAAGAGCCTCGAGCGAGTTCCGCATCGTCGACCCTCAGGAAGCCCGCAGGGCCTGAACCTGCGCCGCCGGCCGGTTTCGGCGGCAATCGGGAAATGCAATGAACGTGGAGCCGTGCGTCCTTCGGGCCGTGCGGCTCAGTCTTGCGCGCGCAGCATGCGGTGCACGAGCCGGAAGGCCTGCGCCACGGTCTCGCGGCGGATGAAGGCGCGCCCGCGGTCGGCGAACAGGTGACGTTCGTGCAGCGTCGTGCCGCCCGTGGCGGCGCAGGCGAAATGCACCAGTCCGACCGGCTTCTCGTCGCTGCCGCCGCCCGGCCCCGCGACGCCGGTCACGGCGATCGCGATTTGCGCGCGGCAGGCCTGCAGCCCGCCCTCGGCCATGGCGACGGCGACCGGCTCCGAAACCGCGCCGTGCCGTTCGATCAGTGCCATC
Proteins encoded:
- a CDS encoding damage-inducible protein CinA, which translates into the protein MTTDSGALHQAAIDLLEALKAREAMICTVESCTGGMIAAALTDIAGSSAAVAGGLVTYSNEAKHDLAGVPMALIERHGAVSEPVAVAMAEGGLQACRAQIAIAVTGVAGPGGGSDEKPVGLVHFACAATGGTTLHERHLFADRGRAFIRRETVAQAFRLVHRMLRAQD